One part of the Chloroflexota bacterium genome encodes these proteins:
- a CDS encoding DNRLRE domain-containing protein, with amino-acid sequence MPRLLLVVGLIALALALLLTAAVSVLRGETIVEVFPVDPDILELPLPTEEPSIAYAADASPTATSYVPAGKPSVATLQQGLDGYTGCTDTYIYYYLPDSNFCNTASLYVAATNKAATLIRFDLTKLPETVVGLNSESHIHEATLFLYSIQGQAGTEIGIYQPRREWDACTVTWNTPWQGPGADGALDRDAEPRVEAKEKEVPGFLEINLIGIIQEWLRDPDQNYGLILKILEYQWPSHHIFFSSEHSTVDYRPRLVIKYELALPTPTATATPTPSVTPTPTHTPTNTPTGTPTLIPTRTASPTPLPTFSPRVVEVHWREQMDVNTPYSITVVFRPATKTAVINPAHLYVLSVDAQLTAPTFEVVNCSPQEQILEDPAGSLAWSWQVTPRIVGPQPVSIDLLFAWKQASGAAPVVGKEPGVWYRTKIIKVSKPIVPWSWLEMLRNAMTVVGFICLAGWYVLRRRRG; translated from the coding sequence ATGCCGCGATTGCTACTAGTGGTAGGCCTCATTGCTTTGGCCTTGGCTCTTCTTCTAACCGCTGCAGTTTCTGTGCTGCGCGGTGAGACGATCGTAGAAGTCTTTCCGGTGGATCCAGATATTCTGGAATTGCCATTGCCCACTGAGGAACCTTCCATTGCTTATGCCGCTGATGCATCTCCGACTGCGACTTCATATGTTCCAGCAGGCAAGCCCTCTGTTGCTACCCTGCAGCAGGGACTCGATGGCTACACAGGGTGTACAGATACGTATATCTACTATTACCTGCCGGACAGCAATTTCTGTAATACTGCTTCATTATATGTCGCCGCTACCAACAAAGCCGCGACTTTGATCCGGTTTGATCTCACCAAATTACCGGAAACGGTGGTTGGGCTCAATAGCGAATCGCATATTCACGAGGCTACCTTATTCCTCTATTCAATTCAGGGACAAGCTGGTACAGAGATCGGCATTTACCAACCCCGGCGTGAGTGGGATGCCTGTACTGTGACCTGGAATACGCCTTGGCAAGGGCCTGGGGCAGATGGGGCCTTGGACCGCGATGCGGAGCCTCGAGTCGAAGCGAAGGAGAAGGAGGTGCCAGGGTTCCTGGAGATCAATCTCATCGGCATCATCCAGGAATGGCTGCGCGACCCTGATCAGAATTATGGTTTGATCCTCAAGATCTTGGAGTACCAGTGGCCATCGCACCACATCTTCTTTTCCAGCGAGCACTCGACTGTTGATTACCGACCTAGATTGGTCATCAAGTACGAACTTGCCCTACCCACCCCTACGGCAACGGCGACGCCAACACCTAGCGTGACACCCACTCCAACACACACGCCCACAAACACACCTACTGGTACCCCAACTCTTATACCTACGCGCACCGCCAGCCCTACACCGCTTCCCACATTTTCTCCGCGCGTAGTAGAAGTGCACTGGCGTGAGCAGATGGATGTCAACACGCCCTATTCCATCACCGTAGTATTTCGTCCAGCCACAAAAACCGCGGTGATAAATCCCGCACACCTTTATGTGCTGAGCGTGGATGCCCAATTGACCGCACCCACTTTCGAAGTGGTCAACTGTTCCCCACAGGAGCAAATACTGGAGGATCCAGCAGGTTCGCTTGCGTGGTCATGGCAGGTCACGCCTCGAATTGTCGGTCCACAACCTGTATCTATTGATTTGCTTTTCGCCTGGAAGCAGGCTTCAGGGGCGGCTCCGGTCGTTGGCAAGGAACCAGGTGTCTGGTATCGAACCAAGATCATCAAGGTGAGCAAACCCATTGTCCCTTGGTCGTGGTTAGAAATGCTGCGTAACGCAATGACAGTCGTGGGCTTTATTTGTCTCGCTGGCTGGTATGTGCTGAGGAGGCGCAGAGGCTAG
- the glgP gene encoding alpha-glucan family phosphorylase: MRPMFLFNVVPSLPPALKALKELAYNLWWTWNPEAIELFRRLDREGWEASGHNPVRMLGMIDQDRLNSAASDDGFLAHLERVSSDFQHYLTASNTWYRKNHGPPPDPFIAYFCLEFGFTECLPIYSGGMGVLAGDYLKSASDLGLPLVAVGLLYQQGYFRQYLNADGWQGELYPDNDFYMMPVQLEKRNGVPVTIEVDYPGRRVSAQVWRVQVGRVALYLLDTNVPQNRAEDRRITHQLYGGDGEMRISQEIMLGIGGLKALQALGIKPRVCHMNEGHSAFLAIERIRQLVNESGLTFAEAKEVVCAGCVFTTHTSVPAGIDLFAPNLIDKYLGSYYDALGISRSDFLALGRLNSSNQDEPLNMAILALRLAAQSNAVSRLHGRVSRRLWQNIWPGVPEWEVPIISINNGIHTRSWISQDMASLFDRYLGLNWRERPADQTIWEAVEEIPDEELWRLHERRRVRLVAFTRRRLRAQLEERGASPAEVARAAEVLNPEAFTIGFARRMAVYKRPTLLLRHPERLARILGDQERPVQVIFAGKAHPQDNPAKELIRQLIHLTRRNGLTNVVFIEDYDLNVARYLLQGVDLWLNNPRLMQEASGTSGMKAAANGVLNLSVLDGWWAEAYQPDIGWAIGRGEVYQDLDYQDEVESNAIYDLLEKEIVPLFYTRGPDGLPRDWIRRMKNAMRTIIPKYNTNRMAMEYMEQLYQPADSRYQRLTADKFARARRLAEWKAYVVQHWPEIRIVGIETDASDEIAVGTELEVRTSVNLSHLTPDDVSVELYEGALNMDQEIGEGQAIPMSYVGMEKGLSLFAAKVQFRSSGRRGYTVRVLPRHGDLSNPFELRLITWGA; this comes from the coding sequence ATGCGGCCAATGTTCCTGTTCAATGTTGTTCCTTCGTTGCCCCCAGCCCTTAAGGCGCTGAAGGAGTTGGCTTACAATTTATGGTGGACCTGGAATCCAGAGGCGATCGAACTATTCCGCCGTTTGGATCGCGAGGGATGGGAAGCCTCCGGTCACAATCCCGTACGTATGCTGGGAATGATTGACCAAGATCGTCTCAACAGCGCAGCAAGTGACGATGGATTCCTTGCTCATCTGGAGCGCGTTTCCTCTGATTTTCAACACTACCTGACTGCTTCGAATACCTGGTACCGCAAAAATCATGGGCCACCCCCTGATCCCTTTATAGCCTATTTCTGTTTGGAATTTGGATTCACAGAGTGCTTGCCTATTTACTCTGGAGGTATGGGAGTACTGGCTGGTGACTATCTTAAATCAGCCAGCGATTTAGGGCTGCCGTTGGTTGCAGTAGGTTTGCTGTACCAGCAAGGTTATTTTCGGCAGTATCTCAATGCGGATGGCTGGCAAGGCGAACTCTATCCGGACAATGACTTTTACATGATGCCGGTGCAGCTCGAAAAACGCAATGGAGTACCAGTAACGATTGAAGTAGATTACCCTGGGCGACGTGTGAGCGCACAAGTTTGGCGTGTACAAGTAGGCAGGGTAGCACTCTATCTCTTAGATACGAATGTCCCACAGAATCGCGCTGAAGATCGGCGTATCACCCATCAGTTGTACGGTGGTGATGGCGAGATGCGCATCAGCCAGGAGATTATGCTTGGGATAGGGGGACTGAAAGCGTTACAGGCCTTGGGTATCAAGCCCCGTGTCTGTCACATGAACGAAGGACACTCTGCGTTCCTGGCAATCGAGCGCATACGACAGTTGGTGAATGAAAGCGGTCTGACCTTTGCTGAGGCAAAAGAGGTGGTCTGTGCGGGTTGTGTTTTCACTACTCACACCTCGGTACCGGCAGGAATTGATCTCTTTGCTCCCAATCTCATTGATAAGTACCTGGGGTCTTACTACGATGCATTGGGGATTTCACGATCTGACTTCCTAGCGCTGGGACGACTGAATTCTTCAAACCAGGATGAGCCATTGAATATGGCTATCCTTGCTTTGCGTCTAGCAGCGCAAAGCAATGCGGTCAGTCGCTTGCATGGTAGAGTCTCGCGTAGGTTGTGGCAGAATATCTGGCCAGGAGTACCCGAATGGGAAGTGCCTATTATCTCCATTAACAATGGTATTCACACGCGTTCTTGGATTTCGCAAGACATGGCCAGTCTCTTTGACCGTTATTTGGGCCTGAACTGGCGGGAACGACCAGCCGATCAGACCATATGGGAAGCAGTGGAAGAGATCCCCGACGAGGAGCTGTGGCGTCTGCATGAAAGGCGAAGGGTGCGTCTGGTTGCTTTCACCCGTCGTCGGCTGCGTGCACAGTTAGAAGAGCGTGGAGCTTCGCCGGCTGAGGTTGCACGCGCTGCGGAAGTGCTCAATCCAGAGGCATTCACCATCGGCTTTGCGCGTCGCATGGCAGTATACAAACGCCCCACTCTGCTGCTGCGCCATCCTGAGCGGCTAGCGCGAATCCTGGGGGATCAGGAACGTCCCGTGCAAGTCATTTTTGCCGGTAAGGCTCACCCACAAGACAATCCAGCCAAAGAACTGATCCGCCAGTTGATCCACTTAACACGGCGCAATGGATTGACGAATGTTGTTTTCATCGAGGATTATGATCTGAATGTGGCACGTTACCTGCTGCAGGGAGTAGATTTGTGGTTGAACAATCCCCGCCTGATGCAGGAAGCAAGTGGTACAAGTGGCATGAAAGCAGCGGCGAATGGCGTGTTGAACCTCAGTGTGCTGGATGGATGGTGGGCTGAGGCCTATCAGCCAGATATCGGTTGGGCGATCGGACGGGGCGAAGTGTACCAAGACCTGGATTATCAGGACGAAGTAGAGTCGAACGCCATCTACGACCTGCTTGAAAAGGAGATCGTGCCACTATTCTATACTCGTGGGCCGGATGGATTGCCACGTGATTGGATTCGTCGCATGAAGAATGCGATGCGAACTATTATCCCTAAATACAATACAAATCGCATGGCTATGGAGTATATGGAGCAACTCTACCAGCCTGCGGATAGCCGCTATCAGCGCTTAACTGCGGACAAATTCGCCCGTGCCAGGCGTTTAGCAGAATGGAAAGCCTATGTGGTTCAGCATTGGCCAGAGATACGGATTGTGGGCATAGAGACGGATGCTTCTGACGAGATTGCAGTCGGAACTGAGCTGGAAGTGCGTACAAGCGTGAACCTGAGTCACTTGACCCCAGATGATGTTTCAGTAGAGCTGTACGAAGGGGCTCTGAACATGGATCAGGAAATTGGAGAAGGTCAAGCCATTCCCATGTCCTATGTGGGGATGGAAAAGGGCTTGTCCTTATTTGCCGCTAAAGTGCAATTCCGAAGCAGTGGACGACGCGGGTACACTGTACGCGTTTTGCCCCGCCACGGCGATTTGTCCAATCCCTTTGAGCTAAGACTCATCACTTGGGGAGCATAG
- a CDS encoding glutamine synthetase, whose amino-acid sequence MDERAKEIMARAEADRVSFISLQFTDLFGTVKNVTIPVNRLAAALEHGINFDGSSIEGFARICESDMILHPDFGTYSVLPWTAEHERTARLICDVYDTEGQPFAGDPRHILKRALSQAREMGFTYNTGPEVEFFLFKLDGKPSPVPQDVGSYFDFSPRDLASQVRNQIALDLQAMSIEVEATHHEVAPGQHEVDFRYTDALASADAVVTLRYTIKAVAQSQGLYATFMPKPLFGVNGSGMHTHQSLYTLDGRNAFYDPDDPYYLSRLAYNFIAGQMAHARALAAIVAPTVNSYKRLVPGYEAPVYICWGRINRSALIRIPAPLPGMAQHSARCELRCPDPSANPYLAFAAMLVAGLDGIRRDLMPPPPVEENVYEFDSLQLRSHEIASLPGTLEEALQELERDQVIAEALGEHTFRRYLDVKRLEWDEYRIQVTPWELDRYLASL is encoded by the coding sequence ATGGACGAACGAGCAAAGGAGATTATGGCTAGGGCAGAGGCAGACCGCGTGTCTTTCATCAGCCTGCAATTTACCGATCTCTTTGGCACGGTCAAGAATGTGACTATTCCGGTGAATAGGTTAGCAGCGGCGCTAGAGCACGGGATCAATTTTGATGGGTCATCTATCGAGGGCTTTGCACGAATCTGCGAAAGCGATATGATCCTTCATCCCGACTTTGGCACCTACAGTGTATTGCCCTGGACTGCTGAGCATGAGCGGACAGCGCGGCTTATTTGCGATGTGTATGACACAGAGGGGCAACCGTTTGCGGGAGATCCTCGCCATATACTCAAACGAGCTTTATCCCAAGCACGAGAGATGGGATTCACATACAATACCGGGCCTGAAGTGGAATTCTTTTTGTTCAAATTGGATGGCAAGCCGAGCCCAGTTCCTCAAGACGTAGGTAGTTATTTCGACTTCTCGCCCCGAGATCTTGCCTCTCAAGTGCGCAATCAGATAGCGTTGGACTTGCAGGCAATGAGCATTGAGGTAGAGGCTACACATCATGAAGTTGCACCAGGACAGCATGAGGTTGATTTCCGTTATACGGATGCCTTGGCAAGCGCTGACGCTGTGGTTACTTTGCGCTACACGATCAAAGCAGTTGCTCAGAGCCAGGGCCTTTATGCCACATTCATGCCCAAACCCCTGTTTGGTGTGAATGGTTCAGGGATGCATACCCATCAGAGCCTATACACCTTGGACGGGCGCAATGCCTTCTATGATCCCGATGACCCCTACTATTTGTCGCGGTTGGCCTACAATTTCATTGCCGGGCAAATGGCACACGCCCGTGCTCTGGCTGCAATCGTGGCACCCACGGTGAATTCATACAAACGGTTAGTTCCAGGTTATGAGGCTCCTGTGTACATCTGCTGGGGACGGATTAACCGCTCGGCGTTGATCCGCATCCCTGCTCCTCTGCCTGGCATGGCGCAGCACTCCGCGCGCTGCGAATTGCGCTGCCCCGATCCCAGCGCTAATCCCTACTTGGCGTTTGCAGCAATGTTGGTGGCTGGTTTGGATGGCATTCGCCGTGACCTGATGCCTCCGCCACCGGTTGAAGAGAATGTCTATGAATTCGATTCACTGCAGTTGCGCTCGCACGAGATCGCTTCGCTGCCGGGCACTTTGGAAGAAGCGCTGCAGGAACTGGAGCGGGATCAAGTCATCGCAGAGGCATTGGGTGAACACACATTCCGCCGTTATCTGGATGTAAAGCGCCTCGAATGGGATGAATATCGCATCCAAGTCACGCCGTGGGAGTTGGACCGCTATTTGGCTTCCCTGTAA
- a CDS encoding ComF family protein, which produces MNIVHQFVTKRPSFIEAVLNLLFPPHCVACSKDGYWLCPNCIDQILFFEPPWPAFLEETRPMQSVRAAAQLSGPLREAIHSFKYKGWRVLANTLGEILYNCWNVEPWPVDVIVPVPLHAQRLRERGYNQSALLARELARHTTLPVAERTLLRILPTPPQVGLNAAQRAENVRDAFRCVNDSLNGMNVLLVDDVLTTGATLRACAQALLRGNAHAVWGLTLAHE; this is translated from the coding sequence GTGAATATCGTTCATCAATTTGTGACAAAACGCCCTTCATTTATCGAAGCAGTGCTCAATCTGCTTTTTCCACCCCATTGTGTAGCCTGTAGCAAAGATGGGTACTGGCTATGTCCTAATTGCATTGACCAGATCCTGTTCTTCGAGCCACCCTGGCCCGCCTTTCTGGAAGAAACACGGCCCATGCAGAGCGTACGAGCAGCTGCCCAACTGAGCGGTCCACTGCGCGAAGCCATCCATAGCTTCAAGTACAAAGGCTGGCGCGTTCTAGCCAACACATTGGGCGAAATCCTGTATAACTGTTGGAATGTAGAGCCATGGCCCGTAGATGTGATCGTGCCGGTGCCTTTACATGCCCAACGCCTGCGCGAGCGTGGCTATAACCAATCCGCACTCTTAGCAAGGGAACTGGCTCGCCATACCACATTACCCGTTGCTGAGCGCACCTTGTTGCGCATCCTCCCCACTCCGCCACAGGTTGGATTGAATGCAGCACAAAGAGCTGAGAACGTGCGCGACGCTTTCCGCTGTGTTAACGACAGTCTCAATGGGATGAACGTGTTGCTCGTGGACGACGTGCTCACAACAGGCGCAACGCTGCGCGCCTGCGCACAGGCGCTGCTGCGAGGGAATGCGCACGCCGTATGGGGTTTAACACTTGCCCACGAGTAA
- a CDS encoding nucleoside kinase — translation MVQREGSVQIVEKVSIARQGRWPRPARPRETVQVRFPDGRIFEAPVGTSLESFIRAAYNEDSVPIVAAVVDRYKLCELTQPLMRDAEVTPVSIGDSDGMRIYRRSLTFVLVVAAHQLFPGVQVYVDHSLTFGGLFCEVQGRAPLTPQEVALLEQRMREIVAEDVPIRKRRVPLEEARALFQSRGQDDKVRLLRYRQKDYVTLYRLYDVDDYFHGYMVPSTGYLRHFALQYYSNGFILRYPRHEQPTVLQPVVDYPKLVAVFREYGHWLRVLGIRDVGELNDALSAGRASEVALVSEALHEQRIAQIATEIAKRRDTVRLVLIAGPSASGKTSFSKRLAIQLLANGLRPVTIELDNYFVDRVNTPLDEQGQYDFEHLWAVDLDLLNTQMLKLLAGQEVRLPRYNFPLGKQEEGEWLKLSEDHIILLEGIHGLNPDLVPGVPRERIYRIYVSALTQLNLDHYNRVPTTETRLIRRIVRDARERGYSALETICRWESVRNGEKRWIFPYQEHADVMFNSALAYELSALKPMAEPLLFQIDPNVPEYREARRLLALLRWFLPFPTELIPFNSILREFIGGSSLRDFIVWRQGATKE, via the coding sequence ATGGTTCAACGTGAAGGCTCGGTTCAAATTGTAGAAAAGGTCTCGATAGCAAGGCAGGGACGATGGCCACGACCTGCTCGACCTCGCGAGACGGTCCAGGTGCGCTTCCCAGATGGGCGCATCTTTGAAGCGCCGGTGGGTACATCTTTGGAATCCTTTATTCGAGCGGCGTACAACGAAGATTCAGTACCTATTGTGGCCGCGGTGGTTGATCGTTACAAACTATGTGAGTTAACTCAGCCGCTAATGCGTGATGCAGAAGTGACTCCTGTTTCCATTGGCGACAGCGATGGCATGCGCATATACCGTCGTTCGCTGACCTTCGTCCTCGTGGTTGCTGCGCATCAGCTATTCCCGGGCGTGCAGGTCTATGTGGATCACTCGCTGACTTTTGGTGGGCTTTTTTGCGAAGTGCAAGGTCGTGCCCCGCTCACACCGCAAGAAGTAGCTCTGCTCGAGCAACGGATGAGGGAAATTGTTGCTGAGGATGTCCCCATCCGCAAACGGCGCGTGCCACTAGAGGAGGCACGTGCTCTGTTCCAATCTCGCGGCCAGGACGATAAAGTGCGCCTGCTGCGCTATCGGCAGAAGGATTACGTTACCCTCTACCGTTTGTACGACGTGGATGATTATTTCCATGGCTACATGGTGCCCTCCACCGGCTATTTGCGCCACTTTGCACTGCAATACTACTCCAATGGCTTTATCCTGCGTTATCCGCGCCATGAGCAACCCACAGTGTTGCAGCCGGTCGTGGATTATCCGAAACTTGTGGCAGTTTTCCGTGAATATGGCCATTGGTTACGTGTGTTAGGCATCAGGGACGTGGGTGAACTAAACGATGCTCTGAGTGCTGGTCGTGCTAGCGAGGTAGCATTGGTTTCGGAAGCCTTGCATGAGCAGCGGATTGCTCAAATTGCCACAGAAATCGCCAAGCGACGAGATACCGTACGCTTGGTGTTGATCGCGGGACCCTCTGCGTCGGGGAAGACCTCGTTTTCCAAGCGCCTGGCTATCCAGTTGTTGGCCAATGGTCTGCGTCCTGTGACCATAGAGTTGGATAACTACTTTGTGGACCGAGTGAACACGCCCCTGGATGAACAGGGCCAGTACGATTTTGAGCATTTGTGGGCGGTGGACTTGGACCTGCTCAACACGCAAATGCTCAAGTTGTTGGCCGGACAGGAAGTACGGCTGCCCCGCTATAATTTTCCGCTTGGCAAGCAGGAAGAAGGCGAATGGTTGAAGCTCAGCGAGGATCACATCATCTTATTGGAGGGCATTCACGGGCTAAATCCCGATTTGGTGCCTGGCGTGCCTAGAGAGCGTATCTACCGTATCTACGTTTCTGCATTGACGCAACTGAACCTAGATCACTATAACCGTGTGCCTACCACAGAAACTCGTCTTATTCGGCGCATCGTGCGCGATGCCCGCGAACGTGGGTACTCTGCATTGGAAACAATCTGTCGCTGGGAAAGCGTGCGCAATGGTGAGAAGCGCTGGATCTTCCCATATCAAGAGCACGCAGATGTGATGTTCAATTCAGCGCTGGCCTACGAGCTATCTGCGCTGAAACCCATGGCAGAGCCATTGCTCTTCCAGATTGATCCCAATGTCCCAGAGTACAGGGAGGCACGTCGTCTGTTGGCTTTGCTACGCTGGTTCCTGCCTTTCCCAACAGAGCTCATCCCATTTAATTCCATCCTACGCGAGTTCATTGGTGGTTCTAGCCTGCGCGATTTCATTGTCTGGCGACAAGGTGCCACGAAAGAGTAG
- a CDS encoding CoA pyrophosphatase produces MARLQPIAIEAVRAAMQLPLPGRAAQQTMAVRPRPGDQPDLPNPCPREGAVLALLYEKEGSLVLPLTCRTQTVELHKGQISLPGGAREPQDETFADTALRETCEELGIPEQAIEVLGALTPLYIPSSRFCVYPYVGYAKQAFSLRPDLNEVTEVIEVPLDLLLEPSTRRVETHFRDNQRFEVPIYQVASYKVWGATAMILAEFLTLLEMAQSLTKS; encoded by the coding sequence ATGGCGAGGCTACAACCCATCGCGATAGAAGCAGTCCGCGCGGCAATGCAGCTTCCGCTTCCTGGACGTGCAGCGCAACAAACCATGGCCGTTCGTCCGCGGCCGGGGGATCAGCCAGACCTGCCCAATCCATGCCCGCGCGAAGGCGCTGTCCTGGCGCTGCTGTATGAAAAAGAGGGCAGTCTTGTCCTGCCCCTTACCTGCCGCACGCAGACAGTGGAATTGCACAAAGGGCAGATCTCCCTGCCAGGTGGTGCGCGCGAACCTCAGGATGAGACTTTCGCAGATACTGCGCTGCGCGAAACTTGCGAGGAATTGGGCATCCCCGAACAAGCCATCGAAGTGTTAGGAGCGCTTACGCCATTGTATATCCCATCCAGTCGCTTCTGCGTGTACCCTTATGTCGGCTATGCCAAGCAAGCCTTCTCCCTGCGGCCTGACCTAAACGAAGTGACGGAGGTTATCGAGGTTCCTCTGGATCTTCTGCTCGAACCTTCGACACGGCGGGTGGAAACGCACTTTCGCGATAACCAGAGATTTGAAGTCCCCATTTATCAAGTTGCTTCATACAAAGTCTGGGGAGCTACCGCGATGATCCTCGCTGAATTCCTCACTCTGCTGGAAATGGCTCAATCTCTCACAAAATCCTAG
- the truD gene encoding tRNA pseudouridine(13) synthase TruD: MRIKSSLEDFIVEEIIVLPIQPDGVYTLYRLYKRGITTLQAQTQLASLLGVPRSAVAFPALKDKNAQATQYGTVKGSHPSQVQGAGFRVERVGMSVRPLSPRDLIGNRFTIVLRDLSPKQAADIPGRVARVQRFGFPNYFDEQRFGSYAAGQDWAGKRILLRDAEGALRAHLAEPFAGDPPQVRTFKAKVQHHWGEWAELLKEAPKPSNFRSVLTFLVDHPQDYRKALNLVTPRVLSLYLAAYTSLLWNRLAARYLCALRDEGNVQLSGQLSVAGELLPFHDELPGMYLEQLKAVRVPLFHHRMVTTDPKIAAISEAILAEEGIRREDLKSRLLHRAYLPRGVRSLLAFPSEATVGEMKSDDATPNRYKRTISFILPPGSYATLMLKVLARGESITV; encoded by the coding sequence ATGCGCATTAAATCTTCTCTAGAGGATTTCATCGTCGAGGAAATAATCGTTCTGCCGATTCAACCCGATGGTGTGTATACCTTATATCGTCTGTACAAGCGTGGGATTACCACTCTGCAAGCCCAAACGCAGCTAGCTTCTCTATTGGGGGTGCCTCGTTCAGCTGTAGCGTTTCCGGCGCTGAAGGATAAGAATGCCCAGGCTACACAATATGGCACAGTGAAGGGAAGCCACCCGTCTCAAGTACAAGGAGCGGGATTCCGTGTCGAGCGAGTAGGGATGAGCGTACGTCCTCTTTCACCGCGGGACCTCATCGGCAACCGCTTTACCATTGTCTTGAGGGATTTATCGCCGAAACAGGCTGCGGACATTCCCGGGCGGGTGGCACGTGTGCAGCGCTTTGGTTTCCCCAACTACTTTGATGAGCAACGGTTTGGTTCGTATGCTGCAGGCCAAGATTGGGCAGGCAAACGCATTCTTTTGCGCGACGCAGAAGGCGCATTGCGTGCCCATTTGGCAGAACCGTTTGCGGGAGATCCACCTCAGGTGCGGACGTTCAAGGCAAAAGTGCAGCATCATTGGGGTGAATGGGCAGAACTGCTAAAAGAGGCACCGAAACCTTCCAATTTCCGCAGCGTCTTGACTTTCTTGGTGGATCACCCGCAGGACTATCGCAAGGCGTTGAATTTGGTCACGCCGCGCGTGCTTTCCTTATACCTGGCAGCATACACAAGCCTGCTGTGGAATCGCCTGGCGGCACGCTACTTGTGCGCTCTTCGAGATGAGGGTAACGTACAGCTTAGCGGCCAGTTGAGCGTGGCTGGTGAGCTGTTGCCATTCCATGACGAATTACCAGGGATGTATCTGGAGCAATTGAAGGCAGTACGCGTGCCACTGTTTCATCATCGCATGGTCACAACTGATCCCAAAATAGCAGCCATCAGTGAAGCCATTTTGGCTGAGGAGGGCATCCGTCGTGAGGATCTCAAGTCTCGTCTGCTACATCGAGCATATTTGCCACGCGGTGTCCGTTCATTGTTGGCTTTTCCCAGTGAGGCGACCGTTGGTGAGATGAAGAGCGATGACGCAACACCGAACCGCTACAAGCGGACGATTTCATTCATCCTGCCGCCTGGCAGTTATGCCACCCTAATGCTCAAGGTCTTAGCGAGGGGCGAATCCATCACGGTGTGA
- a CDS encoding DUF4352 domain-containing protein produces the protein MHRWIKQSHQLTSPRGISTSALLCLLLLFVSVACAKQYDTEHLYTLGQTAEIDDWLVTVHSFSILPADQWHQPQESQVLCAVELTLQNNSRQIRYIMPEKQMMLLDRNNHAYVLDSSASVMAGRLHNWFVPQGGFDAGQKVYGAAAYQVPANAQHIRWVFRSGLLPWSGSVTFVLGDLSKQ, from the coding sequence ATGCACAGATGGATAAAGCAATCCCATCAATTAACCTCCCCCAGAGGAATCTCAACAAGCGCACTGCTCTGCTTGCTTCTCCTCTTCGTGAGTGTGGCCTGCGCGAAGCAGTACGATACAGAGCATCTCTATACACTGGGCCAGACAGCCGAGATAGATGACTGGTTGGTCACGGTGCACAGTTTTTCCATCTTGCCGGCCGACCAATGGCATCAGCCGCAAGAAAGCCAGGTTCTCTGCGCTGTTGAGCTAACGTTGCAGAACAACAGCCGACAGATTCGTTATATCATGCCTGAGAAACAGATGATGTTGCTCGATAGAAACAACCATGCCTATGTCTTGGATTCAAGCGCTAGCGTGATGGCTGGGCGCTTGCACAACTGGTTTGTCCCCCAAGGCGGGTTTGACGCTGGGCAGAAGGTCTATGGAGCTGCTGCCTACCAGGTCCCTGCCAACGCTCAACACATTCGTTGGGTCTTCCGTAGCGGACTCTTGCCGTGGTCAGGCAGCGTGACTTTTGTACTGGGGGATTTGTCTAAACAGTGA